Proteins co-encoded in one Geothermobacter ehrlichii genomic window:
- a CDS encoding NAD-glutamate dehydrogenase domain-containing protein, translating into MTESEKVRWFRQVSKTITARCLEAGANLQWLQEQMHPYLSVTMRDEADAIGSLAIQLPTLKDTRRLVLRDTPKSLVIARLNRPGSLYDTLRLLREREISYAQFTHSYAPIPGIGEELELQRFEFDRKTAEDIAGVSEIRVPRSFVKEIRAALREHYPGYDMGRLDKELRLLWLNNENYVRYSPPRRVAQILWLYQQSVASGGVYFDAEPAQEIVDQPEYRILFAAGNPPQLDFLHQVMEVFKRLGLGIKRAYCLTIHNGLHPYFLGTFYLHGNGEALLEKNGFLFNQLKQELFNTQILSTVSATYRQYVAAGRMTGIDASLVNAFASFCHTTLAHNQPDRFGYQEVENAFMSDLEMTLRLVALFRARFEPGLQEREQAYRTEHAELERAIDDYNTGHAYLDGIRKTIFRCCLLFIEHTLKTNFFVAEKHALAFRLDPAYLDRLGPEFTSDLPPERPFRVTFFFGRHGCGYHIGFSDIARGGWRTVLAKNRDDFITNANTLFRENYVLAHTQHLKNKDIYEGGSKMVVVLDAADIANREMVTRRLYKLQYGFIQAFFDIYVTENGVARDPRVVDYYREDEPIELGPDENMHDEMVELIARISTKRGYLLGPGVISSKRFGINHKEFGVTSTGVITFADITLQQMGIDMRRDAFSVKMTGGPGGDVAGNALRLLLERAPKVQIRLILDGTGALFDPAGADHDALAQVVLRHDIDQYDPQALHDGGMMIFRSQTRKDGLRELYRKISRQGDTLVEEWITVDEFYRLFNSLVFTVEADLFIPAGGRPETIHRGNWQQFLRDGQPSARAIVEGANSFITPEARDRLQEAGVIIMRDASANKCGVISSSYEIIANLLLSEQEFFAHKERYVGDVLAILEKRAADEARLIFRRKEQGGGSYTEISAAISREINGHYARLFDYFQKNPELADRPLYRRALLAHLPKLLRETPRFRRRIGQLPPKYRAAILASEVASSLVYQQDAEAAYEAMLQAHLQRHFSGGKETA; encoded by the coding sequence ATGACCGAATCGGAAAAGGTGCGCTGGTTCCGGCAGGTATCGAAGACCATCACCGCCCGTTGCCTGGAGGCCGGCGCCAACCTGCAGTGGCTGCAGGAGCAGATGCATCCCTACCTGTCGGTGACCATGCGGGACGAAGCCGACGCCATCGGTTCGCTCGCCATCCAGCTGCCGACCCTGAAGGACACCCGCCGCCTGGTGCTGCGGGACACGCCGAAGTCGCTGGTGATCGCCCGGCTGAACCGTCCCGGTTCCCTCTACGACACCCTGCGGCTGCTGCGCGAGCGGGAGATCTCCTACGCCCAGTTCACCCATTCCTACGCCCCCATCCCGGGCATCGGCGAGGAGCTGGAGCTGCAGCGTTTCGAGTTCGACCGCAAGACGGCGGAGGATATCGCCGGCGTCAGCGAGATCCGGGTGCCCCGTTCCTTCGTCAAGGAGATTCGCGCCGCCCTGCGCGAGCATTATCCCGGCTACGACATGGGGCGGCTGGACAAGGAGCTGCGTCTGCTCTGGCTCAACAACGAGAACTACGTCCGCTACTCGCCGCCGCGCCGGGTGGCCCAGATTCTCTGGCTCTACCAGCAGTCGGTCGCCAGCGGCGGCGTCTATTTCGACGCCGAGCCGGCGCAGGAGATCGTCGACCAGCCCGAGTACCGCATCCTCTTCGCCGCCGGCAACCCGCCGCAGCTTGATTTTCTGCACCAGGTGATGGAGGTCTTCAAGCGCCTCGGGCTGGGGATCAAGCGGGCCTACTGCCTGACCATCCACAACGGGCTGCATCCCTACTTTCTCGGCACCTTCTACCTGCACGGCAATGGCGAGGCGCTGCTGGAGAAGAACGGTTTTCTCTTCAACCAGCTCAAGCAGGAGCTGTTCAACACCCAGATCCTGTCGACGGTGTCGGCCACCTACCGCCAGTACGTCGCCGCCGGCCGGATGACGGGCATCGACGCCTCGCTGGTCAATGCCTTCGCCAGCTTCTGCCACACCACCCTGGCGCACAACCAGCCCGACCGGTTCGGCTACCAGGAGGTGGAAAACGCCTTCATGTCCGACCTGGAGATGACCCTGCGGCTGGTGGCCCTGTTCCGGGCCCGCTTCGAGCCCGGCCTGCAGGAGCGTGAGCAGGCCTACCGGACCGAGCACGCCGAGCTGGAGCGGGCGATCGACGACTACAACACTGGTCACGCCTATCTCGACGGCATCCGCAAGACCATCTTCCGCTGCTGCCTGCTCTTCATCGAGCACACGCTGAAGACCAACTTCTTCGTCGCCGAGAAGCACGCTCTGGCCTTCCGTCTCGATCCGGCCTACCTCGACCGGCTGGGGCCCGAGTTCACCTCCGACCTGCCGCCGGAACGGCCCTTCCGGGTGACCTTCTTCTTCGGCCGGCACGGCTGCGGCTATCACATCGGCTTCTCCGACATCGCCCGCGGCGGCTGGCGCACAGTGCTGGCCAAGAACCGGGACGACTTCATCACCAACGCCAACACCCTGTTCCGCGAGAACTACGTCCTGGCCCACACCCAGCACCTGAAGAACAAGGACATCTACGAGGGTGGCTCGAAGATGGTGGTGGTGCTCGACGCCGCCGACATCGCCAACCGCGAGATGGTCACCCGGCGCCTGTACAAGCTGCAGTACGGCTTCATCCAGGCCTTTTTCGACATCTACGTCACCGAAAACGGGGTGGCTCGCGATCCCCGGGTGGTCGACTACTACCGGGAGGACGAGCCGATCGAGCTGGGGCCGGACGAGAACATGCACGACGAGATGGTTGAGCTGATCGCCCGCATCTCGACCAAGCGCGGCTACCTGCTCGGCCCCGGCGTCATCTCGAGCAAGAGGTTCGGCATAAACCACAAGGAGTTCGGCGTCACCTCCACCGGCGTCATCACCTTCGCCGACATCACCCTGCAGCAGATGGGCATCGACATGCGCCGGGACGCCTTCAGCGTCAAAATGACCGGTGGCCCCGGCGGCGATGTCGCCGGCAACGCCCTGCGCCTGCTGCTGGAGCGGGCGCCGAAGGTGCAGATCCGGCTGATTCTCGACGGCACCGGGGCGCTCTTCGATCCGGCCGGTGCCGATCATGACGCCCTGGCGCAGGTGGTGCTGCGGCACGACATCGACCAGTACGATCCGCAGGCCCTGCACGACGGCGGCATGATGATCTTCCGCAGCCAGACCCGCAAGGACGGACTGCGCGAGCTTTACCGCAAGATCAGCCGCCAGGGGGACACGCTGGTCGAGGAGTGGATCACCGTCGACGAATTCTACCGGCTGTTCAACAGTCTGGTCTTTACCGTCGAGGCCGATCTCTTCATCCCCGCCGGCGGCCGGCCGGAGACCATCCACCGCGGCAACTGGCAGCAGTTTCTGCGCGACGGCCAGCCCAGCGCCCGCGCCATTGTCGAAGGGGCCAACTCCTTCATCACCCCGGAGGCGCGCGACCGGCTGCAGGAAGCCGGCGTCATCATCATGCGTGACGCCTCGGCCAACAAGTGCGGCGTCATCTCCTCCTCCTACGAGATCATCGCCAATCTGCTGCTCAGCGAGCAGGAGTTCTTCGCCCACAAGGAGCGTTACGTCGGCGACGTGCTGGCGATTCTTGAAAAACGGGCCGCCGACGAGGCGAGGCTGATCTTCCGCCGCAAGGAGCAGGGCGGGGGCAGCTACACCGAGATCTCCGCCGCCATCTCCCGCGAGATCAACGGCCACTACGCCCGCCTGTTCGACTACTTCCAGAAGAACCCGGAGCTGGCCGACCGGCCGCTCTACCGGCGGGCCCTGCTGGCCCACCTGCCGAAACTGCTGCGCGAGACGCCCCGCTTCCGGCGGCGGATCGGCCAGCTGCCGCCCAAGTACCGGGCCGCCATTCTCGCCAGCGAGGTGGCGTCGAGCCTGGTCTATCAGCAGGATGCCGAAGCCGCCTACGAGGCGATGCTCCAGGCGCATCTGCAGCGGCACTTTTCCGGAGGAAAGGAGACGGCCTGA
- a CDS encoding universal stress protein yields MIPVYKKILFATDLSASASTVLRHVVAMARAHQASVEIVHVLPDVDQAVINYVATIMGEGKLGHIEKEHRDEVAGLLSRKLMQFAREELADHPEDLERIDRIEVLHGPPAPVVLAEARRCGADLIVIGSHGKGRLEYAFLGSVAQRIVRKTDIPLLLIPLTD; encoded by the coding sequence ATGATACCGGTCTACAAAAAAATCCTGTTTGCCACCGACCTTTCCGCCAGTGCCTCGACCGTGCTGCGGCACGTGGTCGCCATGGCCAGGGCCCACCAGGCCTCGGTGGAGATCGTGCACGTGCTTCCCGATGTCGACCAGGCGGTCATCAACTATGTGGCCACCATCATGGGGGAGGGCAAGCTGGGGCACATCGAGAAGGAGCACCGCGACGAGGTGGCCGGGTTGCTCAGCCGCAAGCTGATGCAGTTCGCCCGCGAGGAGCTGGCCGACCATCCGGAGGATCTGGAGCGGATCGACCGGATCGAGGTGCTGCACGGCCCGCCGGCGCCGGTCGTTCTCGCCGAGGCCAGGCGGTGCGGCGCCGATCTGATCGTCATCGGTTCCCATGGCAAGGGGCGACTCGAGTACGCTTTTCTCGGCAGTGTCGCCCAGCGGATCGTCCGCAAGACGGACATACCGCTGCTGCTGATTCCACTGACCGACTGA